In candidate division KSB1 bacterium, the following are encoded in one genomic region:
- a CDS encoding GNAT family N-acetyltransferase, producing MNVSGESIPNATIEAVARSLFRETAQYGFRQVDYLRFVNILLDLSMKNGYQASIPKGAPVVYSMDVEVNFPLIGKNVRIRPFIKDQDIPTLKRWLAMQEHQHFLIHWPTATKIEAGTFLTDETNVLGMITLNNEEDFVIGVAGFLGYDMLLRKAELRGLIAVPEYRGRGFLQEALKLWMQYGVAGMKLKKIYLNSIDMNIRTIKMNEELGFKVEGILRQECCFDGQYYDVLRMSYIAE from the coding sequence ATGAATGTGAGCGGCGAATCGATCCCGAATGCCACAATTGAGGCAGTCGCGAGAAGCCTATTTCGCGAAACAGCTCAATATGGGTTTCGCCAGGTGGATTATTTGAGATTTGTCAATATTCTCCTGGACCTTTCCATGAAGAATGGCTATCAGGCTTCCATACCTAAGGGCGCTCCAGTTGTTTATTCAATGGACGTAGAAGTCAACTTTCCATTGATTGGCAAAAATGTTCGAATCCGTCCGTTCATAAAAGATCAAGATATCCCGACGCTAAAGAGGTGGTTGGCAATGCAAGAGCATCAACATTTTTTAATTCATTGGCCGACCGCTACTAAAATTGAAGCTGGCACATTTTTGACTGATGAAACTAATGTTCTTGGGATGATCACGCTGAACAACGAGGAGGACTTTGTTATTGGGGTCGCTGGTTTTTTGGGTTATGATATGCTGCTGCGAAAAGCAGAGCTTCGAGGGCTGATTGCTGTACCAGAATATAGGGGTAGAGGATTTTTACAAGAAGCATTGAAACTTTGGATGCAATATGGCGTGGCGGGCATGAAGTTGAAGAAGATCTACTTGAATTCCATTGATATGAATATTCGGACCATCAAAATGAATGAGGAACTCGGGTTTAAAGTTGAAGGAATTTTGCGGCAGGAGTGCTGTTTTGATGGTCAATATTACGATGTTCTAAGAATGAGCTATATCGCAGAATAA
- a CDS encoding SDR family NAD(P)-dependent oxidoreductase codes for MSIHSKVFGGVNFEPRTLVELLRWRTTHFAHQRAYTYLQDGEEKDILMTYGDLDRRARALGAWLQSIGATGERALLIYPPGIEYITAFFGCLYAGVTAVPAYPPDPTRLNRTLPRLQAIARDAQAALVLTNDSILSMIKIMRIGSKVTDSLEKVPFFKKFGSALGTFLSQRSAILNAKDLSELQWLSTEDIKNDLAEDWKEPNINKDTLAFLQYTSGSTGMPRGVMLSHENLLYNLALIYEGFAFTPDCEGVIWLPIYHDMGLIGGVLQPLYGGFPCTLMSPIDFLQRPLRWLNAISRIKNAQVISGGPNFAYDLCARKITPEQKEKLSLGHWKVAFSGAEPVRPETIDRFTNTFAPCGFRREAFYPCYGLAEATLFVSGGNSADPPVIVTIKKSELKNNRFVESLPGQNDSQLAVGCGHTYGDQIIAIVNPETLEECRPNEIGEIWVSGTSVAKGYWNRPEETEETFKAQIKGKEGRYFLRTGDMGYLKGSELFITGRIKDLIIIRGRNHYPQDIEFTVENCHPDLRPGCSAAFSVEIEGQERLVIVVEVRNPKKLNAEAVIHAIRRSVTEAHELQAYAIVLIKPRSISKTSSGKIQRRATKNEFLEGKLQVVAEWRASGPMQTDISVETIVAEHEHAPEPVPSSEIVPASSKLKSPTVSAIESWLVSKIAENLGINASEISIQEPFVSFGLDSAQAVGLVGDLEEWLGRKLSPTLVWDYPTIESLAMFLAAEETGDVGAAKPKTIKSMDTEPIAIIGMACRFPGADNPEEFWELLVDGGDAITAVPEDRWDRDAFYDSNPDVPGKMVIRDGGFLKQIDQFDPQFFGISAQEASRMDPQQRLLLEVTWEALEHAGIIPERLAGSDTGVFIGISNDDYTASLYRDHSLIDAYTGTGNAFSIAANRLSYLLDLKGPSIALDTACSSSLSAIHLAVQSLRNGESSLAIAGGVNVIISPERNISFSHARMLAPDGRCKSFDASADGYVRGEGCGVIILKRLSDALAHGDRILALIRGSAVNHDGKTNGISAPSGRAQQAVILQALANANIKPEQMGYIEAHGTGTSLGDPIELEALAAVHRHRPKDQPCIIGCVKANIGHLESAAGIAGVIKVVLALQNELIPKQLHFQRINPYFDIDNSPLRIATEPIFWKAGEGRRIAGVSSFGFGGTNAHVVIEEALKPKAAIDQPERSVHILMLSAKTEAALNELAKRYQRYFQKHPGINIGDACFSANTGRSLFTHRLAVVGNSIEEFCDRLAAFADGKEEIGVHWGVVRSERRSKIAFLFTGQGSEYVGMGRELYQTQPTFKEALDQCDEILRSDLPVPLLSVIFSTNDQQAALIHETQYAHISLFALQYALAQLWRSWGIEPDYVYGHSVGEYVAACVAGFFSLEDGLKLVAMRARLIQSLPRNGEMAVIFASKERIAETVEPYQDKVAIAAINGPENIVISGEREAVMTVVELLAGDGINSRHLKVSHAFHSPLMEPILDEFEQFASEIQHKSPRVPMISNLNGHILGPWEIPDARYWRRHLRETVQFAAAMQALADERCDIFLEIGPNPILLGMGRRCLPDSSAKWLPSLRENKNDWQVMLDSLAQLAVTGAAIDWNSFDADYVRSKVSLPTYPFQRQRYWIEEAKPLKAPILGSASIQSTGPIIHPLLHSLLRSPALKDTVFESRLSLSNLTWLAHHRVFGMPIFPAAAYLDMALAAAQQLFGTQNYQISNVAILEPMAFSNGEPRNVQMIIRSSDQPSKQFQIYSSTLTNSGTVDSWKLHAIGSLLNLNEKPQDTQERTDLETIRMRCNEAIDPKSYYQKLQHLGLKYGHSFQTIRQLWKGVHEVLGRIELEETASADLTSHHLHPALLDGGFQMVGAIISEAEDWIYLPIGLERMQLVRKPDERLWCHVLWRNSGTSNSEIIESDLNFYNDAGHLVAQVDGLSLKKTTLSSLASVSEARLNQWLYHIEWRKVERPKMAEQLQSSIAGRWLLFITEKELTAKFVQELQSQIETSYIVTPGDRLTKLADDRWQIDPQNLADYQQLIGELVSAEGKPLQGIIYLWGLPESLTGDVLSVCSSMLYLVQALEKVKPRRFPQLWLITRGAQPVDSTAALIDLNGSALWGLARVIALEHPELKPISIDLDPNSEIIDYTALAGEIQANDAEDQVALRDGNRYVPRLASIAQPEARTERAVPADQPFQLTITERGMLDNLRFQPMTRQKPGPGQVEIQVKAIGQNFRDVLNALNLYPGDPGPLGGECSGEISAIGEGVTGFKIGDAVIAIAPGCFASHVITEANWVVKKPIHWSFEQAATIPIAFLTAYYALQKLGKMSAGEKVLIHTATGGVGLAAIQLAKNIGAEIFTTAGNSQKREFLKSLGIEHVMDSRSLSFADEILKVTQGKGVDIVLNTLSGEYIPKGLSVLAKQGRFLEIGKIGIWSPQQVKNFRSDVAYFTIALDDLLYQDSRSVMLMLEELMEQFNLGKLQPLHHHVFSMDQVVDAFRWMEQARHIGKVVVRQDRSFGERTLVIRGDASYLITGAFGGLGLMIARWLVEHGARHLILADILQPSEAAEQSIAELTERGAVVTKFIGDIAQPSAFEQLKRMLDPTQSSSLPSLAGVIHLAGKLDDGVILQQDRDKLAQVLAPKVAGSYNLHQMTKQMALDFFVMFSSVAAIFGSPGQANYAAANAFMDGLAHHRRAIGLPAISINWGPWAKVGTAGQLDHQDRQRYESIGFDLIPPELGLKVLEKLISQPLPQIAVLPVNWSRFLKQFPADRVPGLFADFVSTGKPSSPETMVSQSDFLERLRRTAPKDRKELLVGQLQKEVIRILGLDASYPVDIRKPLKEMGFDSLMAIELKNAISASVKTDLSVTLIFDYPTIESLADYLIEHIFEADAHIKTSQPTLTRDQFESKEIEDLADLSDAEVEALLEAKLAALEM; via the coding sequence ATGTCGATTCATTCAAAGGTTTTTGGCGGGGTGAATTTTGAACCAAGGACATTGGTCGAATTGTTGCGTTGGCGAACGACCCATTTTGCGCATCAGCGGGCTTATACGTATCTGCAAGATGGGGAAGAGAAGGATATTTTGATGACCTATGGTGACCTGGACCGACGCGCAAGAGCTCTGGGGGCCTGGCTTCAATCGATAGGTGCTACTGGTGAGCGAGCTTTGTTAATCTATCCTCCAGGGATCGAGTATATTACTGCTTTCTTCGGGTGCTTGTACGCTGGGGTTACTGCCGTTCCAGCCTACCCGCCGGATCCGACCCGATTGAATCGAACCTTGCCGCGTTTGCAAGCGATTGCGCGGGATGCGCAAGCAGCTTTGGTATTGACGAATGATTCGATCTTATCCATGATCAAAATCATGAGGATCGGTTCTAAGGTGACCGATTCTCTTGAAAAGGTACCTTTCTTCAAAAAATTTGGCAGTGCGCTCGGAACATTCTTATCGCAACGATCGGCAATTCTAAATGCCAAAGATCTGAGCGAACTTCAATGGTTATCCACAGAGGATATAAAAAATGATCTGGCGGAGGATTGGAAAGAACCAAACATCAATAAGGATACCCTGGCATTCCTTCAGTACACTTCCGGATCAACCGGTATGCCCCGAGGCGTGATGCTGAGCCATGAAAATTTGTTATACAACTTAGCATTGATCTATGAGGGATTTGCTTTCACACCTGATTGCGAGGGAGTTATTTGGCTGCCAATTTATCATGATATGGGCTTGATCGGAGGGGTCTTGCAACCACTTTATGGGGGATTTCCTTGTACGCTCATGTCACCCATCGATTTTTTGCAACGACCGTTGCGATGGCTCAACGCGATTTCTCGCATCAAGAACGCACAGGTGATCAGTGGCGGCCCAAATTTCGCGTATGACCTTTGTGCTAGAAAAATAACCCCAGAGCAAAAAGAAAAACTCTCATTGGGGCATTGGAAGGTTGCTTTCAGCGGCGCTGAACCAGTTCGCCCAGAAACCATCGATCGGTTTACCAATACATTTGCCCCATGCGGTTTTCGACGTGAGGCATTTTATCCTTGCTACGGCTTGGCTGAAGCCACTCTATTCGTCTCAGGTGGCAACAGTGCCGATCCGCCAGTTATCGTGACCATCAAAAAATCTGAACTGAAGAACAATCGATTCGTTGAGAGCTTGCCAGGCCAGAACGATAGCCAATTAGCTGTGGGCTGCGGCCATACTTATGGCGATCAGATCATCGCGATTGTGAATCCCGAGACGCTCGAGGAATGTCGGCCCAATGAAATCGGGGAGATCTGGGTCTCTGGAACAAGTGTCGCTAAGGGATATTGGAATCGTCCTGAAGAGACGGAGGAGACTTTTAAAGCGCAAATTAAGGGGAAGGAAGGTCGATATTTCCTTCGAACCGGGGATATGGGGTATTTGAAAGGCAGTGAGCTTTTCATCACCGGTCGTATCAAAGATTTGATCATTATCCGAGGCAGAAACCACTATCCTCAGGACATTGAATTTACCGTCGAAAATTGTCATCCTGATTTGAGACCTGGCTGTAGTGCGGCGTTTTCTGTGGAAATTGAAGGCCAGGAACGACTGGTCATCGTAGTGGAAGTGCGTAATCCGAAAAAGCTCAACGCAGAAGCGGTAATTCATGCAATCCGACGCAGTGTCACAGAAGCCCATGAATTGCAGGCGTATGCTATTGTGTTGATCAAGCCGCGGAGCATCTCGAAAACTTCGAGCGGGAAGATCCAGCGACGTGCCACGAAAAATGAGTTTTTGGAAGGAAAGCTTCAAGTCGTAGCTGAATGGCGGGCTTCTGGGCCTATGCAGACCGATATCTCAGTCGAGACAATTGTGGCTGAACATGAGCATGCTCCTGAGCCTGTGCCTTCATCAGAGATAGTCCCAGCAAGCTCAAAACTGAAAAGTCCAACAGTCTCAGCCATCGAATCGTGGTTAGTATCGAAAATTGCTGAAAACCTTGGCATCAATGCTTCAGAAATTAGCATTCAAGAGCCCTTCGTCAGCTTTGGGTTGGACTCAGCTCAAGCGGTGGGATTGGTGGGCGATCTGGAGGAGTGGTTGGGACGAAAGCTGTCGCCAACACTGGTTTGGGATTATCCAACGATCGAATCTCTGGCAATGTTTTTGGCTGCAGAAGAAACTGGGGATGTAGGTGCTGCGAAGCCGAAAACCATCAAGTCCATGGATACAGAACCCATCGCTATTATTGGAATGGCCTGTCGCTTTCCTGGCGCCGATAATCCAGAAGAATTCTGGGAATTGTTAGTGGATGGAGGGGATGCCATTACTGCTGTGCCAGAAGATCGCTGGGATCGCGACGCGTTTTATGATTCGAATCCCGACGTGCCGGGAAAAATGGTCATCCGTGATGGCGGATTTTTGAAGCAAATCGATCAATTCGATCCGCAGTTTTTCGGCATTTCGGCCCAAGAAGCGAGCCGAATGGATCCTCAGCAGCGTTTGCTGTTAGAAGTGACCTGGGAGGCTTTGGAACACGCCGGCATCATCCCAGAGCGCTTGGCCGGAAGCGATACCGGCGTATTTATCGGGATCAGCAATGATGATTACACGGCTTCATTGTATCGCGATCATTCCCTGATTGATGCCTATACTGGAACTGGTAATGCCTTCAGCATCGCCGCGAATCGACTTTCATATCTTTTGGATCTAAAGGGGCCAAGCATTGCATTGGACACAGCTTGTTCTTCGTCGCTTTCGGCCATTCATTTGGCGGTGCAAAGCCTTCGCAATGGAGAATCCAGCCTGGCGATTGCAGGTGGCGTCAATGTAATTATCTCTCCCGAACGGAACATTTCTTTTTCACATGCGCGGATGTTAGCACCCGACGGCCGTTGCAAAAGCTTCGATGCATCGGCTGATGGCTACGTCCGAGGAGAGGGATGCGGCGTGATCATTTTAAAGCGTCTCTCGGATGCTTTAGCTCATGGGGATCGAATTTTGGCGTTGATCCGAGGATCGGCTGTGAACCATGATGGAAAGACCAATGGGATTTCTGCGCCCAGTGGCAGAGCGCAGCAGGCGGTTATATTGCAGGCGCTCGCGAATGCAAATATCAAACCTGAACAAATGGGGTATATTGAAGCCCATGGGACTGGTACCAGCTTGGGCGATCCAATCGAACTTGAGGCTTTGGCTGCGGTTCATCGCCATCGGCCCAAAGATCAACCTTGTATTATCGGATGTGTCAAAGCCAATATCGGCCATCTCGAATCGGCAGCAGGGATCGCTGGGGTCATTAAAGTCGTGCTTGCCCTACAAAATGAACTCATCCCCAAGCAGCTTCATTTTCAGCGCATCAATCCATATTTTGATATCGACAATTCGCCGCTACGGATCGCAACTGAGCCGATTTTTTGGAAAGCTGGAGAGGGCCGACGGATCGCTGGGGTGAGCTCGTTCGGTTTTGGGGGGACCAATGCCCATGTTGTCATCGAAGAAGCTTTGAAGCCCAAAGCCGCTATCGATCAGCCCGAGCGGTCGGTTCATATTCTCATGTTATCTGCTAAAACAGAAGCAGCGCTGAATGAGTTAGCTAAGCGCTATCAGCGATATTTCCAAAAGCATCCTGGTATCAATATCGGTGATGCCTGTTTCTCGGCGAACACTGGTCGGTCGCTGTTTACCCATCGATTGGCAGTGGTTGGGAATTCGATCGAGGAGTTTTGCGATCGGCTTGCAGCATTTGCAGATGGGAAAGAGGAGATCGGCGTTCATTGGGGAGTGGTCCGATCGGAACGACGCTCAAAGATCGCGTTTCTTTTTACAGGTCAAGGATCAGAATATGTGGGGATGGGGAGAGAGTTGTATCAGACCCAACCAACTTTCAAAGAGGCGTTGGATCAATGCGATGAAATTCTCAGATCCGATCTGCCAGTTCCTCTGCTCTCGGTGATATTCTCCACGAATGACCAGCAAGCAGCGCTGATTCATGAGACGCAGTATGCGCATATCAGTCTATTTGCGCTGCAATATGCTCTGGCTCAGCTTTGGAGATCCTGGGGCATTGAACCTGATTATGTATATGGGCATAGCGTTGGAGAATATGTTGCGGCATGTGTGGCCGGATTTTTCAGTCTGGAAGATGGCTTAAAGCTGGTCGCTATGCGAGCGAGATTGATCCAATCGCTGCCGCGCAACGGAGAGATGGCGGTCATTTTCGCCTCGAAGGAGCGAATAGCAGAAACCGTTGAACCCTATCAAGATAAAGTGGCCATTGCTGCCATCAATGGGCCAGAGAACATCGTCATCTCAGGAGAGCGTGAAGCTGTGATGACCGTGGTTGAATTGTTAGCCGGTGATGGGATTAACAGTCGCCATTTGAAGGTCTCGCACGCGTTCCATTCTCCGCTGATGGAACCGATTCTGGATGAATTTGAGCAATTTGCTTCGGAAATTCAACATAAAAGTCCGCGCGTTCCAATGATTTCCAATCTCAATGGCCATATTCTCGGTCCATGGGAGATTCCAGACGCTCGGTATTGGCGCCGGCATTTGCGGGAAACGGTGCAATTCGCAGCCGCGATGCAGGCACTGGCTGATGAAAGATGTGACATTTTTCTTGAAATTGGCCCAAATCCCATCCTGCTGGGAATGGGACGGCGTTGCTTGCCCGATTCATCAGCCAAGTGGTTGCCTTCATTGCGAGAGAACAAAAACGATTGGCAGGTGATGCTGGATAGTCTGGCGCAACTTGCTGTGACCGGAGCTGCTATTGACTGGAACAGCTTCGATGCTGATTATGTGCGATCCAAAGTATCATTGCCAACATATCCATTTCAACGCCAACGTTATTGGATTGAAGAAGCGAAGCCGCTCAAAGCACCGATTCTGGGTTCGGCTTCGATACAATCCACTGGCCCAATCATCCATCCATTGCTGCATTCGCTTTTGCGCTCCCCAGCCCTAAAGGATACGGTATTTGAATCTCGGCTGAGTCTCAGCAATCTGACATGGCTGGCCCATCACCGCGTTTTTGGGATGCCGATTTTTCCAGCGGCTGCATATTTAGATATGGCCTTGGCGGCTGCCCAGCAGCTATTTGGAACACAAAATTATCAGATATCAAATGTAGCCATTTTAGAACCGATGGCATTTTCGAATGGAGAACCGCGTAATGTGCAAATGATCATTCGTTCCAGCGACCAACCGTCCAAGCAGTTTCAAATTTATAGCTCTACTCTCACAAATAGTGGAACAGTTGATAGTTGGAAATTACATGCCATTGGAAGCTTGCTCAATCTAAACGAAAAACCGCAGGACACTCAAGAACGAACTGATCTTGAAACGATTCGGATGCGGTGTAACGAAGCCATCGATCCGAAAAGCTATTATCAAAAACTTCAACACCTGGGCCTTAAATATGGTCATTCGTTCCAGACGATTCGACAGCTCTGGAAGGGAGTCCATGAGGTGCTTGGACGGATTGAATTGGAAGAAACAGCTTCGGCTGACTTGACCTCACATCATCTCCATCCGGCTTTGCTCGACGGTGGTTTTCAAATGGTCGGCGCGATAATATCCGAGGCTGAGGATTGGATCTATCTGCCGATCGGGCTTGAGAGGATGCAATTGGTAAGGAAGCCCGATGAGCGTTTATGGTGTCATGTGCTGTGGCGCAATTCGGGTACATCCAATAGCGAGATAATTGAGTCCGATCTGAATTTCTATAACGATGCTGGGCATCTGGTGGCTCAAGTGGATGGTTTGAGCCTTAAAAAGACCACTCTATCCAGCCTGGCAAGCGTCTCTGAGGCGCGCTTAAATCAATGGCTCTACCACATCGAGTGGCGCAAAGTTGAGCGACCGAAAATGGCAGAACAACTTCAATCGTCAATAGCTGGTCGCTGGTTGCTTTTTATAACTGAGAAAGAGCTGACAGCAAAGTTTGTTCAAGAGTTACAGAGTCAGATTGAGACCAGTTACATTGTAACGCCAGGAGATCGTTTGACAAAATTAGCGGATGATCGCTGGCAAATTGATCCGCAAAACTTGGCAGATTATCAGCAATTAATTGGTGAACTGGTCAGCGCTGAAGGCAAACCACTTCAGGGGATCATCTATCTCTGGGGTTTGCCTGAGTCCCTCACTGGAGACGTGCTCTCGGTTTGCAGTTCAATGCTTTATTTGGTTCAAGCGTTGGAGAAGGTGAAGCCACGGCGTTTTCCGCAGCTTTGGTTGATCACCCGAGGGGCACAACCAGTCGACAGCACGGCAGCTTTGATCGATCTCAACGGGAGCGCTCTCTGGGGATTGGCGCGTGTGATCGCTTTGGAGCATCCAGAGCTGAAGCCGATCAGCATCGATCTAGATCCTAACTCAGAAATAATCGACTACACGGCGTTGGCTGGAGAAATCCAGGCCAATGATGCTGAAGATCAAGTCGCCTTGAGGGATGGGAACCGATATGTCCCAAGGTTAGCTTCAATTGCCCAGCCTGAGGCTCGCACCGAACGAGCAGTCCCTGCTGATCAGCCATTTCAGTTGACGATCACAGAACGAGGAATGTTGGATAATTTGAGATTCCAACCCATGACTCGCCAAAAACCAGGCCCAGGTCAAGTAGAAATTCAGGTGAAGGCGATAGGCCAAAACTTCAGGGATGTCTTGAATGCCTTAAATCTTTACCCTGGCGACCCCGGTCCCTTAGGCGGCGAGTGCTCCGGAGAGATCAGTGCGATTGGCGAAGGTGTTACGGGGTTCAAAATTGGGGATGCTGTTATTGCTATTGCTCCAGGATGTTTTGCCTCTCATGTCATTACAGAAGCGAATTGGGTTGTGAAGAAGCCAATTCACTGGAGTTTTGAACAAGCAGCGACAATTCCGATCGCGTTTCTCACCGCTTATTACGCGCTCCAGAAACTGGGAAAAATGTCTGCCGGGGAGAAAGTTTTGATTCATACGGCAACTGGGGGCGTCGGACTGGCTGCCATTCAATTGGCCAAAAACATTGGAGCGGAAATTTTTACCACGGCAGGGAATTCGCAAAAACGAGAATTTTTAAAATCGCTCGGCATCGAGCATGTCATGGATTCTCGGTCCTTGAGTTTTGCAGATGAAATTCTAAAAGTCACACAGGGAAAAGGCGTAGATATCGTGCTGAATACGCTTTCTGGCGAATATATTCCTAAGGGACTTTCGGTATTGGCTAAACAGGGTCGCTTTTTAGAGATCGGCAAGATCGGGATCTGGTCGCCCCAGCAGGTGAAAAATTTCCGCAGCGACGTGGCTTATTTCACCATCGCGTTAGATGATCTCTTATATCAAGATTCTCGCAGCGTCATGCTCATGCTCGAGGAGCTGATGGAACAATTCAATTTGGGTAAGCTTCAGCCATTGCATCATCATGTCTTCTCAATGGATCAAGTAGTGGATGCCTTTCGATGGATGGAGCAGGCCAGACACATCGGCAAAGTGGTGGTACGCCAGGATCGTTCATTTGGGGAGAGGACACTGGTTATTCGAGGCGATGCTAGCTACCTCATCACAGGAGCGTTTGGGGGTCTGGGATTAATGATTGCCCGATGGCTTGTGGAACATGGTGCACGACATCTGATTTTGGCTGATATTCTGCAACCATCTGAAGCTGCGGAACAGTCGATCGCTGAATTGACTGAGCGAGGAGCTGTCGTGACGAAGTTCATCGGTGATATCGCCCAACCATCGGCCTTTGAGCAACTGAAGAGGATGCTGGATCCAACGCAATCATCTTCCCTCCCGTCCCTGGCTGGGGTAATTCATTTGGCAGGGAAATTAGACGATGGGGTGATATTGCAGCAGGATCGCGATAAACTTGCCCAGGTATTGGCACCGAAGGTTGCAGGTTCGTACAATCTCCATCAAATGACAAAACAGATGGCACTGGACTTTTTCGTAATGTTTTCTTCCGTCGCTGCGATTTTCGGTTCACCGGGCCAGGCCAATTACGCGGCAGCTAATGCTTTTATGGATGGACTGGCACATCATCGCCGTGCCATTGGTTTGCCGGCCATCAGCATCAATTGGGGTCCATGGGCCAAGGTGGGTACGGCCGGCCAACTTGATCACCAAGATCGGCAGCGCTACGAATCGATCGGATTTGATCTCATTCCTCCAGAGCTGGGATTGAAAGTGCTGGAAAAATTGATCAGCCAGCCCTTGCCTCAAATTGCTGTTCTGCCAGTGAATTGGTCGCGCTTCTTAAAGCAATTCCCCGCCGATCGCGTGCCTGGACTTTTTGCAGATTTCGTTTCCACTGGAAAACCATCCTCACCAGAAACGATGGTTAGTCAATCCGATTTCTTAGAAAGATTGCGACGAACCGCGCCAAAAGATCGGAAAGAACTGTTAGTGGGGCAGTTGCAAAAAGAAGTTATCAGAATCCTTGGCCTTGATGCGTCATATCCAGTAGATATTAGGAAACCGCTGAAAGAAATGGGCTTTGATTCGCTAATGGCGATCGAATTGAAAAATGCAATTAGCGCTTCTGTTAAAACTGATTTGTCCGTGACTTTGATATTTGATTATCCGACAATCGAAAGCTTAGCGGATTATTTGATCGAGCATATCTTTGAAGCGGACGCACATATCAAAACATCGCAGCCAACACTAACGCGCGATCAGTTTGAGAGCAAGGAGATAGAAGATCTCGCTGATCTCTCAGATGCCGAAGTTGAGGCATTACTCGAAGCAAAATTGGCAGCATTAGAGATGTGA